In Rhodospirillales bacterium RIFCSPLOWO2_02_FULL_58_16, a genomic segment contains:
- a CDS encoding UDP-glucose 4-epimerase GalE — translation MLVTGGAGYIGSHTVLALVAAGIPAVVLDDLSTGSRDMVPEGVPFVQGNVADMALVRRTLRENQCCGIMHFAGSIIVPESVHDPLKYYRNNAEAGRALIEAALAENIKTFIFSSTASVYGRPKTVPINEDAPTAPENPYGFSKLIIERILKDVSSAHGLSYAALRYFNVAGADAKGRAGQVGPQSTHLIKIAVETVLGRRRHMEIFGDDYDTPDGACIRDYIHVSDLADAHVKAFNHLLNGGDNLILNCGYGRGASVREVLNAVQKVSGQTLDIRIAPRRPGDVPELVADVTRIRKILGWVPRFTDLDVIIRTALEWERKRA, via the coding sequence ATCCTCGTCACCGGCGGCGCCGGCTATATCGGCAGCCACACGGTGCTGGCCCTGGTCGCCGCCGGCATACCGGCAGTCGTCCTTGACGACCTGTCCACGGGAAGCCGGGATATGGTCCCCGAGGGCGTCCCCTTTGTTCAGGGAAACGTCGCCGACATGGCGCTGGTGCGGCGAACGCTCAGGGAAAACCAATGTTGCGGCATAATGCATTTTGCCGGGTCGATCATCGTTCCTGAATCCGTCCACGACCCGCTGAAATATTACCGCAACAACGCCGAAGCCGGCCGGGCACTGATCGAGGCGGCGCTGGCGGAAAATATCAAGACCTTTATCTTCTCATCAACCGCTTCCGTTTACGGTCGCCCCAAAACCGTTCCCATCAATGAGGATGCGCCGACGGCGCCGGAAAACCCCTATGGCTTTTCAAAACTGATCATCGAGAGAATATTGAAAGACGTTTCCTCGGCCCATGGCCTTAGTTACGCCGCCTTGCGTTATTTCAACGTCGCCGGCGCCGACGCAAAAGGCCGCGCCGGTCAGGTCGGCCCCCAATCGACCCATCTGATCAAGATCGCCGTCGAGACGGTTCTCGGGCGGCGCCGGCATATGGAAATTTTCGGCGACGACTATGATACGCCCGACGGCGCCTGCATCCGTGACTACATCCATGTCAGCGATCTGGCGGACGCTCATGTCAAGGCCTTCAATCATCTTTTGAACGGAGGCGATAACTTGATTCTGAATTGCGGCTATGGCCGGGGCGCCTCGGTGCGCGAGGTTTTGAACGCCGTACAAAAAGTTTCCGGTCAAACCCTTGATATCCGCATCGCGCCGCGCCGTCCCGGCGATGTCCCCGAACTGGTGGCCGATGTCACGCGCATTCGGAAAATCCTCGGCTGGGTTCCCCGCTTTACCGACCTTGACGTCATCATTCGCACCGCCCTGGAATGGGAACGGAAACGAGCGTGA
- a CDS encoding 3-deoxy-manno-octulosonate cytidylyltransferase has product MKIVAIIPARLGSSRFPGKPLAPLLGKTMIEHVYRRTAMSKSLLGVYVATCDEKIRDAVEGFGGKAVMTSNRHERAGDRVAEAIEGIEADVVVMVQGDEPMTRPDMIDEATAPFGNNPDISCVNLTTRIESMDEFNNPNTIKVAIDRTGNALYFSRRPIPYAVEANFAAITPYKQVCIIPFSRQALKTFSALKPTPLEIAESIDMLRFLEHGYPVRMVETRFNTHAVDTPEDLTRVEKLMTHDPLTESYSS; this is encoded by the coding sequence GTGAAAATCGTCGCCATAATTCCCGCCCGCCTCGGCTCGTCGCGATTCCCCGGCAAGCCGCTGGCGCCGTTGCTCGGCAAAACCATGATTGAGCACGTCTACAGGCGCACCGCCATGAGCAAGTCTCTCCTGGGGGTCTATGTCGCCACCTGTGATGAAAAAATCCGCGATGCGGTCGAAGGCTTCGGCGGCAAGGCGGTGATGACCTCAAACCGCCACGAGCGGGCTGGCGACCGCGTCGCCGAGGCCATTGAGGGCATCGAGGCCGATGTGGTGGTCATGGTCCAGGGCGATGAACCGATGACGCGCCCGGACATGATCGACGAGGCGACGGCGCCCTTCGGCAATAACCCGGATATTTCCTGCGTCAATTTGACTACGCGCATAGAAAGCATGGATGAATTCAACAACCCCAACACCATCAAGGTGGCAATCGACCGGACCGGCAATGCCCTTTACTTCTCGCGCCGGCCGATTCCTTACGCCGTTGAGGCAAACTTCGCGGCGATAACCCCGTACAAGCAGGTATGCATCATCCCGTTCAGCCGCCAGGCTCTGAAGACATTTTCGGCGCTGAAGCCGACGCCCCTGGAGATAGCCGAATCCATCGACATGTTGCGTTTCCTTGAACACGGTTATCCGGTGCGCATGGTGGAAACCCGCTTCAACACCCACGCGGTGGACACCCCCGAGGATCTGACCCGTGTGGAAAAATTGATGACTCATGATCCCTTAACCGAAAGCTATTCGTCATGA